Proteins encoded by one window of Haematobia irritans isolate KBUSLIRL chromosome 2, ASM5000362v1, whole genome shotgun sequence:
- the TTLL5 gene encoding tubulin tyrosine ligase-like 5, with the protein MPITDNRPNNNVTTTAGGKRFEKPRDDEWVTSGALGSRDAVLVFRTTVLNSRPNQRVARSDSGSSVKDDGENEDPSSERYRCKQNEKSKSTSSLAAVNSDRKTLRSELTSSQRRIGAHIGSPGDKQKRCLVSIPKHLENKKLWDSMSSSDNSISSDGNDSEDNEKDTPSPAPNKRQFQRSLTTPMPATDNDLDNDNENENENDVDGDDHAPALDMPATNLKLTYKFLQTETKLLRKIFARHGLTEAEEDESFSILWTGVHMKPDMLRNLSPYQRVNHFPRSYELTRKDRLYKNIERMQHLRGMKHFDIVPQSFLLPLEYKDLVTAHNKCRGPWIVKPAASSRGRGIFIVNTPDQIPQDEQVLVSKYVADPLCIDGHKCDLRVYVLVTSFDPLIIYLYEEGLVRLATVKYDLDADNLWNPCMHLCNYSINKYHTDYIKSSDAQEEDVGHKWTLSALLRHLKSQGCDTNVLMANIEDLIIKSIFSCAQTVISACRMFVPNGNNCFELYGFDILIDDTLKPWLLEVNLSPSMGVDSPLDAKVKSCLITDLLTCVGIPAYTPAMRAHFDSRWTRFRSVSHSRRTNSAEPTGAGGVSSTSNKRSSLSTSAGKNLTLEEQRIIRNARFQNARRGGFVRIFPTEDGMSRYGNFLDSATGIPMSTPVLQGQTFQTPLMQHNYNQLLYQQLYGGTKQGCSSREGNSFEERMGQYERVLETSAAISFDTKRVEPKCEEEGKRLRKQVLKMISNGSELTQLQARQSFSTYLEAILRRLVLEPKDSHEKIILKFLNRVGGAVKAPVYFRNPQNFGVVSKARSAMVAKLLGDFLEQYNRDTEAYVDSFDHIAMIPTSVFMDFLSHAQEADLEAVLGLHTSLTGTMPFLYNRCGLSVPSTPPIPSGLHGFLKALPAMVLSGSAARDFNKTDAYYRPSMEKDTSTTSKKDQNRK; encoded by the coding sequence ATGCCCATAACCGACAACCGGCCCAACAACAATGTCACAACGACGGCAGGTGGCAAGCGGTTTGAAAAGCCGCGTGATGATGAGTGGGTTACCAGTGGAGCCTTGGGATCAAGGGATGCCGTTTTAGTATTTCGCACAACAGTTCTAAATTCGAGACCTAATCAGCGAGTGGCACGCAGTGATAGCGGCAGCTCTGTGAAGGACGATGGTGAAAATGAAGACCCTTCCTCCGAACGGTATCGCTGCAAGCAAAACGAAAAAAGTAAATCCACAAGCAGCCTGGCCGCTGTGAATTCAGATAGAAAGACTCTACGAAGTGAATTGACATCAAGCCAAAGAAGGATTGGAGCCCATATTGGTTCACCGGGAGACAAACAAAAACGTTGTTTGGTTAGCATACCCaaacatttggaaaataaaaaactgtGGGATTCGATGTCCTCCAGTGATAACTCGATTTCCAGTGATGGCAATGATTCCGAAGACAATGAGAAAGATACTCCGTCTCCCGCCCCCAACAAACGCCAATTCCAAAGATCACTAACCACTCCAATGCCAGCCACGGACAACGATTTGGATAATGATAACgagaatgaaaatgaaaatgacgTGGATGGTGATGACCATGCTCCTGCCCTGGATATGCCTGCCACAAATCTGAAGTTGacttataaatttttacaaactgaaACCAAATTACTGCGTAAAATTTTCGCTCGACACGGCCTCACTGAAGCAGAGGAAGATGAGTCATTTAGTATACTCTGGACAGGGGTACACATGAAACCCGATATGCTAAGAAACCTTTCGCCCTATCAGAGGGTCAATCATTTTCCAAGATCGTACGAGTTGACACGCAAGGATCGCCTGTATAAGAATATCGAGCGTATGCAGCATTTGCGAGGCATGAAACATTTTGACATAGTGCCACAATCATTCCTACTGCCTTTAGAGTATAAGGATTTGGTAACGGCCCATAACAAGTGCCGAGGACCCTGGATTGTAAAACCTGCCGCCTCTAGTCGTGGTCGGGGCATTTTCATTGTTAATACACCCGATCAGATTCCCCAGGATGAGCAAGTTCTAGTCTCGAAATATGTGGCCGATCCCCTGTGCATTGATGGCCACAAATGTGATTTGCGTGTCTATGTGCTGGTTACCTCATTTGATCCTCTGATTATTTACCTGTACGAAGAGGGTCTGGTGCGCTTAGCCACAGTCAAATATGACCTAGATGCCGACAATCTATGGAATCCCTGTATGCACCTGTGCAATTATAGTATTAACAAATACCATACCGACTACATCAAGTCCAGTGATGCCCAAGAAGAGGATGTAGGCCATAAATGGACTCTTTCGGCTTTGCTGCGACATTTGAAATCCCAAGGTTGTGATACCAATGTACTGATGGCCAATATCGAAGATTTGATCATCAAGTCCATTTTCTCATGTGCCCAAACGGTTATATCGGCCTGCCGTATGTTTGTGCCGAACGGCAACAATTGCTTCGAGCTGTACGGATTCGATATTTTGATAGATGATACTTTGAAGCCTTGGTTGCTGGAAGTGAATTTGTCACCATCCATGGGGGTTGATAGTCCTCTGGATGCGAAGGTGAAATCGTGTCTCATTACGGATCTTCTAACGTGTGTGGGTATTCCAGCCTATACTCCAGCTATGAGGGCCCACTTTGATAGTCGATGGACAAGATTTCGCAGTGTATCCCACAGTAGGCGTACAAATTCTGCAGAGCCGACTGGTGCTGGAGGTGTCAGCAGTACATCCAACAAGAGGTCATCTCTTAGTACATCAGCCGGCAAAAACTTGACGctcgaagagcagcgtatcatacGCAATGCGCGTTTTCAAAATGCACGTCGGGGTGGTTTTGTGCGCATTTTTCCCACAGAGGATGGCATGTCACGTTATGGTAATTTCCTGGATTCTGCTACTGGCATCCCTATGTCCACACCAGTTCTTCAAGGGCAAACTTTCCAAACCCCCTTGATGCAGCACAATTACAATCAACTACTGTACCAGCAATTGTATGGCGGCACCAAGCAAGGTTGTTCCTCCAGAGAGGGAAATTCCTTTGAGGAGCGTATGGGTCAATATGAGAGAGTCCTCGAAACTTCCGCCGCCATATCTTTCGACACCAAGCGTGTTGAACCCAAATGTGAGGAAGAAGGTAAGCGGCTGCGTAAACAGGTCCTCAAGATGATAAGCAATGGTTCAGAGCTAACACAGTTACAGGCCCGACAAAGCTTCAGCACATACCTGGAAGCGATTTTGCGTCGTCTAGTCCTTGAACCCAAGGATAGTCATGAGAAAATAATTCTGAAATTTCTGAACCGTGTGGGTGGCGCAGTGAAAGCCCCAGTTTATTTTCGCAATCCCCAAAACTTTGGTGTCGTCAGTAAAGCACGATCTGCAATGGTGGCAAAATTATTGGGAGATTTTCTGGAGCAATACAATCGAGACACCGAAGCCTATGTAGATTCCTTCGATCACATTGCCATGATCCCTACCAGTGTTTTCATGGATTTCTTGTCGCATGCCCAGGAAGCAGATCTAGAAGCTGTTTTGGGTCTACACACAAGTCTAACGGGAACTATGCCATTCTTGTACAACAGGTGTGGCCTATCCGTTCCCTCTACGCCGCCAATACCATCTGGTTTGCATGGTTTTCTCAAGGCCCTGCCAGCCATGGTTTTGAGTGGTTCAGCTGCCCGTGATTTCAACAAGACGGATGCTTACTACAGGCCCTCCATGGAGAAGGATACCTCGACGACTAGCAAAAAAgatcaaaatagaaaataa